One window from the genome of [Mycobacterium] stephanolepidis encodes:
- a CDS encoding helix-turn-helix domain-containing protein, whose product MSQLLTESQVRQRIPIGHSKYYELIGSGQLRSVRIGRRRFVTESAVAEYIERLDAESIGDTEA is encoded by the coding sequence ATGTCTCAGCTATTGACAGAATCTCAAGTACGGCAGCGGATTCCAATCGGTCACAGCAAGTATTATGAGTTGATCGGCTCCGGACAGCTGAGGTCGGTTCGGATCGGACGGCGGCGGTTTGTCACCGAAAGTGCTGTCGCAGAATATATTGAGAGACTCGACGCCGAATCGATCGGCGATACGGAGGCGTGA
- a CDS encoding DUF6188 family protein, with protein MSEAWIEGLPVQRIMFRDGLVISLGDYNEVVIAVPMWLTLPPAGRWPREIVCVDPKAILDEERPLFSISGATCTEARWNDKGDLHMEFSDDHAIDVPHHDFDTAWEIYGKYHGYVASLPRGKVRVVRHDVPEEAGA; from the coding sequence ATGTCCGAAGCATGGATTGAGGGCTTGCCGGTCCAGCGGATCATGTTCCGTGACGGATTGGTAATCAGCCTGGGTGACTACAACGAGGTGGTTATCGCCGTGCCGATGTGGCTCACGCTTCCCCCTGCGGGACGGTGGCCACGGGAAATTGTTTGCGTCGATCCGAAGGCAATCCTGGATGAGGAGCGTCCGCTCTTCAGCATCTCCGGTGCAACGTGCACCGAGGCCAGGTGGAACGACAAGGGCGATTTGCACATGGAGTTCTCCGATGACCACGCGATCGACGTGCCGCATCACGACTTTGACACGGCGTGGGAGATCTATGGCAAGTACCACGGGTATGTAGCCAGTCTTCCGCGCGGCAAGGTCCGGGTGGTGCGCCACGATGTGCCGGAGGAAGCCGGGGCCTAA
- a CDS encoding class I SAM-dependent methyltransferase, with product MRTDRDNWDINTSVGSTALFVAASRALEATKPTPLAVDQYAEVFCRAAGGEWADLVAGGVPEHPLRSEEFGQYFVSFQGARTRYFDGYFGRAIEAGVQQVVILASGLDSRAYRLDWAPGTTIFELDQPLVHQFKHEVLAGHGAEPKASRQEISIDLREDWGKALQDKGFDPSAPSAWIVEGLLIYLPADAQERLFESIDQLAAPGSFVGIEQMTTYADVVFDMLVAGANESGDQANSDFFSLIYNEQRSEASTWFHCHGWDSVRTELLDYLNVSGRTVPEPSQPAWYMFNSISLVSAVKG from the coding sequence TCGTAGCGGCCAGCCGAGCGCTCGAGGCCACGAAACCCACGCCGCTGGCGGTCGATCAGTACGCGGAGGTTTTCTGTCGCGCCGCAGGTGGGGAATGGGCCGATCTGGTCGCCGGCGGTGTACCCGAACACCCTTTGCGTTCAGAGGAATTCGGACAGTACTTCGTGAGCTTTCAAGGCGCACGCACCCGCTACTTCGATGGCTACTTCGGCAGGGCGATCGAGGCCGGCGTCCAGCAGGTGGTAATCCTGGCCTCGGGGCTGGACTCGCGCGCCTATCGACTCGACTGGGCGCCGGGCACCACGATCTTCGAGTTGGATCAGCCGCTCGTGCATCAGTTCAAGCACGAGGTACTCGCCGGGCATGGCGCCGAACCCAAGGCGTCTCGGCAGGAGATCTCCATCGACCTCCGCGAAGACTGGGGTAAAGCACTACAGGACAAGGGCTTCGATCCGTCCGCACCGTCGGCGTGGATTGTCGAAGGACTGTTGATCTACCTGCCGGCCGACGCGCAGGAGCGACTTTTCGAGTCCATTGATCAACTGGCCGCCCCGGGCAGCTTCGTGGGCATCGAGCAGATGACGACGTACGCCGATGTGGTCTTCGACATGCTGGTCGCCGGCGCCAACGAAAGCGGCGATCAGGCCAATTCGGACTTCTTCTCGCTGATCTACAACGAGCAGCGCAGCGAAGCCTCCACCTGGTTTCATTGCCACGGTTGGGATTCTGTGCGCACCGAGCTGCTCGACTACCTGAACGTCTCGGGGCGCACTGTGCCGGAGCCGAGCCAACCCGCGTGGTACATGTTCAATTCGATCAGCCTGGTCTCGGCAGTGAAGGGTTAG
- a CDS encoding IS5 family transposase (programmed frameshift), producing MKELSLRLVPDELWALVEPLLPVQRVRPQGGGTAYADERAVFTAVVFVLVSGCAWRHLPPCFAVTVPTAHRRFAEWTAVGVWRRLQEAVLDRLGADGALDWSRAVVDSAYVRAKKGAMTGPSPVDRGKAGTKIHVLTDATGLPLQTAVTAANTWDGHAVPPLVRALPAIKSPRGPRRRRPAKLHADKAYDANQLRQWLTNRHITPRIARRGTESGDRLGTKRWKVERTMSWLFTYRRLGTRWERHDHLYAAFLTLAATLVCFRKLST from the exons GTGAAAGAGCTTTCGTTGAGGTTGGTTCCGGACGAGTTGTGGGCGTTGGTGGAGCCGTTGTTGCCGGTGCAGCGGGTGCGTCCCCAGGGCGGCGGGACGGCGTATGCCGATGAGCGTGCGGTATTCACCGCGGTGGTGTTTGTGCTGGTCAGTGGGTGTGCCTGGCGGCATTTGCCACCATGTTTCGCAGTGACGGTCCCTACCGCGCATCGCCGGTTCGCCGAGTGGACCGCCGTCGGGGTATGGCGGCGTCTACAAGAAGCGGTACTCGATCGGCTCGGTGCCGATGGGGCATTGGATTGGTCACGGGCCGTGGTGGATTCGGCGTACGTGCGGGCTAAAAAA GGCGCCATGACCGGGCCGAGCCCGGTAGACCGGGGCAAAGCGGGTACCAAGATTCACGTGCTCACCGACGCGACCGGTCTGCCGTTGCAGACCGCGGTCACCGCCGCCAACACCTGGGACGGGCATGCGGTCCCGCCGCTGGTACGGGCACTGCCCGCCATCAAATCCCCGCGCGGGCCACGCAGGCGGCGACCGGCAAAACTGCACGCAGACAAGGCATACGACGCGAACCAGCTGCGGCAATGGCTCACCAATCGACACATCACACCCCGGATCGCCCGCCGCGGAACCGAATCCGGCGACCGGCTCGGCACCAAACGCTGGAAAGTCGAACGCACCATGTCCTGGCTCTTCACCTACCGCCGCCTGGGCACCCGCTGGGAACGCCACGACCATCTCTACGCCGCATTCCTCACACTCGCCGCCACCCTGGTCTGCTTCAGAAAACTATCCACATGA
- a CDS encoding tyrosine-type recombinase/integrase yields MSRQQLPPQIKKMSVRDRGTGKIVVRYQLTVDAGEDPKTGRRRQVRRRYRTEKEARDALSEIGDQVAKRTFVPRADTTVRQLCEAYVAGKHRIRATSLAKLQYDLEPLLQVHGGMAAQKLTKAHVDRLVVQLRKGGTKTGRGRTRRPWSAASVNKFISTIDQVLGDALRQGIVSRNIAELVDRVEVPHKVMETYNEAEVRALLRAVADNRLQHAWELALSGLRRGEIAGLRWADIDLKAGLLSIANNRVSAGGKTVENEPKSRSSRRVLPIPASLLVTLKAAKTRQAVERLALGKACKSGAYVVSNEIGDPYSPAVLSRYWRDAVKTAGVRHIRLHDARHTCATTMHLQGVPVAVIAAWIGHKDASLTMRLYVHSQDDALKAAAATLDRGVK; encoded by the coding sequence ATGTCACGGCAACAACTGCCGCCGCAGATCAAGAAGATGTCGGTCCGAGACCGGGGCACAGGCAAGATCGTCGTTCGGTATCAGCTGACAGTTGATGCGGGCGAAGATCCGAAGACAGGCCGACGTAGGCAAGTTCGGCGTCGGTACCGTACCGAAAAGGAAGCTCGGGACGCGCTATCTGAGATCGGCGATCAAGTCGCTAAGCGAACGTTCGTCCCGCGCGCGGACACAACCGTTCGGCAACTCTGTGAGGCGTATGTCGCGGGCAAGCATCGAATCCGGGCGACATCGCTGGCCAAGCTGCAATACGACTTGGAACCACTTCTGCAAGTCCACGGGGGCATGGCTGCGCAGAAACTAACTAAGGCGCACGTCGACAGGCTGGTCGTGCAACTGCGCAAGGGAGGTACGAAGACGGGGAGGGGAAGGACGCGGCGGCCGTGGTCGGCAGCGTCGGTCAACAAGTTCATTTCGACAATCGACCAGGTTCTTGGTGACGCATTGCGTCAAGGCATCGTCTCTCGCAACATCGCGGAGCTGGTGGATCGCGTCGAGGTACCGCACAAGGTGATGGAGACGTACAACGAGGCTGAGGTTCGGGCGCTACTCAGAGCGGTTGCCGACAACCGCTTGCAACACGCCTGGGAATTGGCATTGTCGGGTCTTCGTCGCGGCGAGATTGCTGGGCTGCGATGGGCTGACATCGACTTGAAGGCCGGTCTGTTGTCGATCGCCAACAACCGCGTATCAGCTGGTGGCAAGACTGTCGAGAACGAGCCGAAATCGCGTTCGTCACGCCGTGTATTGCCAATTCCTGCATCGCTTTTGGTGACTCTGAAAGCGGCAAAGACAAGGCAAGCTGTCGAGCGCCTGGCGTTGGGCAAGGCATGCAAGTCCGGTGCTTACGTGGTATCGAACGAGATTGGTGATCCGTACTCTCCTGCGGTGCTCTCGCGGTACTGGCGGGATGCGGTAAAGACGGCCGGTGTTCGGCATATCCGCCTGCACGACGCGCGTCACACATGCGCCACGACAATGCACCTGCAAGGAGTGCCGGTCGCAGTGATTGCCGCATGGATCGGCCACAAGGACGCCAGCCTGACGATGAGGCTGTATGTCCACAGCCAAGACGATGCACTCAAGGCAGCCGCTGCGACTTTAGATCGGGGCGTGAAATGA
- a CDS encoding IS3 family transposase, whose amino-acid sequence MPKAYPPEFRSNVIAVARQGAATVSQVAADFGISESCLQRWLSIDDRRVAGGESATDADVRALREARKEDRVAGTGKLCAAASRRLPVSGRGPKIIYPLVRELAAAGNPTRVPAAVTCRVLKLTTQGYYKWLKHPVSQRDWDDAHLIDAAIDIHRDDPEFGYRFIADQLGEAGYRVSENRVARLCALQKIYSVHAKTRGRHRRPGPPVRDDLVERKFRSSTPDTVWLTDITEHSTRTGKLYLCAVKDTFSNRIVGYSMATRMTSQLAVKALNHAVAQRNPTGTVVHSDRGGQFRSVAYANALAIHGLRGSMGRVATCADNAAMESFFSLLQKNVLNRRRWDNREQLSLAIAHWIERTYHRRRRQRALSKLTPIEFETINQTATAA is encoded by the coding sequence ATGCCGAAGGCTTATCCGCCCGAGTTCCGTAGCAATGTGATCGCGGTGGCCCGTCAGGGTGCTGCGACGGTGTCGCAGGTCGCTGCCGATTTCGGGATCTCGGAGTCGTGTTTGCAGCGCTGGCTCTCGATTGATGATCGCCGGGTCGCTGGCGGTGAGAGCGCCACCGATGCTGATGTGCGGGCGTTGCGGGAGGCCCGCAAAGAGGATCGCGTTGCTGGAACAGGAAAACTATGTGCTGCGGCAAGCCGCCGCCTACCTGTCTCGGGGCGCGGTCCCAAAATAATCTACCCGCTCGTTCGTGAGCTAGCCGCGGCCGGTAACCCCACCAGGGTGCCGGCCGCGGTGACGTGTCGGGTATTGAAGTTAACTACGCAGGGTTACTATAAATGGCTTAAACATCCTGTATCACAGCGTGATTGGGATGACGCGCATCTGATCGACGCCGCGATCGATATTCACCGTGATGACCCCGAGTTCGGTTACCGGTTCATCGCCGACCAGCTCGGCGAGGCCGGATATCGGGTCTCAGAGAACCGGGTGGCCCGGCTGTGTGCGCTGCAGAAGATTTATTCGGTGCACGCCAAAACGCGTGGGCGTCACCGGCGGCCCGGCCCGCCGGTGCGCGATGATCTGGTGGAGCGCAAATTCCGCAGCAGCACACCGGATACGGTGTGGCTCACGGATATCACCGAACATTCCACACGAACCGGGAAACTGTACCTGTGTGCAGTCAAGGACACTTTCTCCAACCGCATTGTCGGCTACTCGATGGCCACCCGCATGACCTCACAGCTGGCCGTCAAAGCACTCAATCATGCTGTAGCTCAGAGGAACCCGACCGGAACCGTGGTTCATTCGGATCGAGGCGGCCAGTTTCGGTCGGTAGCCTACGCCAACGCTCTTGCCATTCATGGACTACGCGGATCCATGGGCAGGGTTGCCACCTGCGCCGACAATGCCGCCATGGAATCGTTCTTCTCACTGCTGCAAAAGAACGTCCTGAACCGCAGGCGCTGGGACAACCGCGAGCAATTGAGCTTAGCCATCGCGCACTGGATAGAACGGACCTACCACCGGCGGCGCCGTCAACGCGCCCTCAGCAAACTCACCCCCATCGAATTTGAGACAATCAACCAGACCGCAACCGCGGCCTAA
- a CDS encoding alpha/beta hydrolase family protein: protein MTAELSEPIDQPRITPRAAPTERPQLPRSGDLTFRERAMVETSALTDIALRTVGALSVMGVVAPSLVIDREFVARERDNLAFYGELAAVGDADLSFPAPETTPVVFSRPAGPLAQALAKGNVENLDFESPYVARNPALRDYWQRFPHNSIARAQHWRHDDGPRPTLCVIHGFFGSPYLLNGVFFALPWFFRNGYDILLYTLPFHGRRAEKYSPFSGAGYFSHGFTGFSESMCQAVHDFRIFVNYLRGTGVERIGLTGLSLGGYTTGLISTVERRIDVTIPNVPVVDVKSLLHGWVPAEPTIKLAAKLGHLDQNQLDGALSYSSPLTYQPVVPKEQRLIITGLGDRLAPPEQAEMLWEHWDRCALHWFPGNHILHVNQGDYLRRMTGFLDRHLNI from the coding sequence ATGACAGCGGAGCTATCGGAACCCATAGATCAGCCGCGGATCACTCCGCGAGCCGCGCCCACCGAGCGCCCTCAACTGCCCCGCAGCGGTGACCTGACCTTTCGCGAGCGCGCGATGGTCGAAACCTCCGCGCTCACCGACATCGCTCTGCGCACCGTCGGCGCCTTATCGGTCATGGGAGTGGTGGCCCCGAGCCTGGTCATCGACAGGGAGTTCGTGGCGCGCGAACGCGACAACCTGGCCTTTTACGGCGAGCTTGCCGCTGTGGGCGATGCGGACCTTTCCTTCCCCGCGCCGGAGACCACACCCGTGGTGTTCTCGCGCCCCGCGGGGCCGCTCGCGCAGGCCCTGGCCAAGGGCAACGTCGAGAACCTGGACTTCGAAAGCCCTTACGTGGCACGCAATCCCGCTCTGCGTGACTACTGGCAACGCTTCCCGCACAACAGCATCGCGCGCGCACAGCATTGGCGCCACGACGACGGTCCACGCCCCACCCTGTGCGTGATTCACGGGTTCTTCGGATCGCCGTATCTGCTCAACGGGGTGTTCTTCGCGCTCCCCTGGTTTTTCCGCAACGGTTACGACATCTTGTTGTACACCTTGCCTTTTCACGGAAGGCGCGCCGAGAAGTATTCACCGTTCAGCGGAGCCGGGTACTTCAGCCACGGGTTCACCGGCTTCTCGGAGTCGATGTGTCAGGCCGTCCACGATTTCCGGATTTTTGTGAACTATCTGCGCGGCACCGGCGTGGAAAGGATCGGGCTGACGGGTTTGTCGTTGGGTGGATACACCACCGGGTTGATCTCCACCGTCGAGCGCCGAATCGATGTCACCATCCCCAACGTTCCCGTGGTCGATGTGAAATCGCTTCTGCACGGCTGGGTTCCGGCCGAACCGACGATCAAGCTGGCCGCCAAGCTGGGACATCTCGATCAGAACCAGCTGGACGGTGCGCTCTCCTATTCGTCGCCCCTCACCTACCAGCCGGTCGTACCAAAAGAGCAGCGCCTCATCATCACCGGACTCGGCGACAGGCTAGCGCCGCCCGAACAGGCCGAGATGCTGTGGGAACACTGGGATCGCTGTGCGCTGCACTGGTTCCCCGGAAATCACATCCTGCACGTGAATCAGGGCGACTACCTACGCCGCATGACCGGATTCCTCGATCGGCATCTGAATATCTAA
- a CDS encoding IS256 family transposase, giving the protein MSEQFDDPVTDLAVLPDMDALADQLVGAAAGQGIALAGENGLLTALTRKVLQSALEAEMSHHLGYDKHDPLGRNRGNSRNGTMPKTVTTDIGKVRVAVPRDRDGSFEPQIVAKHQRRLAGFDQTVISLYAKGMTTGDIAKHLSDVYDTDVSRDLVSTVTDQVLEDMRAWQSRPLDRIYPVILIDCIVLKIRHGQVANRPVYVALGISVEGFRDVLGLWVGPPGGEGAKQWMTMLTELRNRGVADVCIVCCDGLKGLPDAIGAIWPAATVQVCVVHLVRNSLRYASKKHWAAISADLKRVYTAATVDAAQVEFEQFASAWEAQYPALVAMWRRSWPEFTPFLEFPTPIRKLIYTTNRIESLNARFRQAVRKRGHFPDEQSALKVLYLTAIERKTNRSNPSGRITGWKSILNTLAIAFEGRITPAANN; this is encoded by the coding sequence ATGAGCGAACAGTTTGACGACCCGGTGACCGATCTTGCGGTGTTGCCGGATATGGATGCGCTGGCCGACCAGCTGGTGGGTGCTGCTGCCGGACAGGGTATCGCCCTGGCCGGTGAGAATGGTTTGCTGACGGCGTTGACCAGGAAGGTGTTGCAGTCGGCGTTAGAGGCCGAGATGAGCCATCACCTCGGCTACGACAAGCACGATCCGTTGGGCCGCAATCGCGGCAATTCCCGTAACGGCACCATGCCCAAGACGGTGACCACCGATATCGGCAAGGTGCGCGTCGCGGTTCCTAGGGACCGCGACGGCAGTTTCGAACCGCAAATCGTGGCTAAGCATCAACGCCGTTTGGCGGGGTTCGATCAAACCGTTATTTCTTTGTATGCCAAGGGAATGACCACCGGCGATATCGCCAAGCATCTCTCGGATGTGTATGACACAGACGTGTCGAGAGACTTGGTGTCCACGGTGACCGATCAGGTGCTAGAGGACATGCGGGCCTGGCAATCACGCCCCCTGGACCGCATCTATCCGGTGATCTTGATTGACTGTATCGTGCTCAAGATCCGGCACGGCCAGGTCGCCAATCGGCCCGTTTACGTCGCGCTCGGGATCAGCGTCGAGGGTTTCCGGGATGTGCTGGGTCTGTGGGTCGGCCCGCCCGGTGGTGAAGGCGCTAAGCAATGGATGACGATGCTCACCGAGTTGCGTAACCGGGGCGTGGCCGATGTGTGCATCGTGTGCTGCGACGGCCTCAAAGGCTTGCCCGATGCCATCGGGGCGATCTGGCCGGCGGCAACGGTGCAGGTCTGTGTGGTGCACCTCGTGCGCAACAGCCTGCGCTATGCCTCCAAAAAGCACTGGGCGGCCATTAGCGCCGATCTCAAACGGGTCTACACCGCGGCCACCGTCGATGCCGCCCAGGTGGAATTCGAGCAGTTCGCCTCGGCCTGGGAGGCCCAGTATCCGGCGTTGGTGGCGATGTGGCGACGCTCCTGGCCCGAGTTCACCCCGTTCCTGGAATTCCCCACGCCCATAAGGAAATTGATCTACACGACCAACAGGATCGAATCGCTCAATGCCCGGTTCCGGCAAGCAGTCCGCAAGCGCGGGCATTTCCCCGACGAGCAATCAGCGCTCAAGGTGCTCTACCTGACCGCGATCGAACGCAAGACCAACCGCAGCAACCCGAGCGGCCGTATCACCGGCTGGAAATCGATCCTGAACACCCTCGCTATCGCGTTCGAAGGCCGGATTACCCCGGCAGCGAATAACTAA